The DNA sequence CACACAGGGAGAATGTGGTGGAGCGCGACGGTGGCTTGCCGGAACGAGAGCAATGATGGTGCGAGAGACTAACAGACAATGGAGAAGCTTTGTTTGGAGAAAACAAAGAGTTATTGACGACATAGAATGGTGGCGCGAAGGAGGCTGGCGTGGTGGCTACGTGGGACAAACCAGCATCTATTGTGGAACCCCAATGACCGCAGCAGTGTGGAAGGAGGCTCGACGGTGGCTGACGGCGCGAATGGAGACTGGACGACGATGGTTGTGGATAGAGGAGGCGCGATAGAGGAGAGAAAACGCGAATGATGTGTTGTGAAAGACGAAGAACAATGCATTTACATTTTAAATCCCTAATTTGGTATTGACTtcggttcaatttttaaccgaggtaaaatagtaatttttagccttggttcaattttaaccgaggccaaatgtcCCTCTCCCAATTAATTTTTTGCTTCAGGTTAGTGAAATCGAAGCCTAAAAGAATTTATGGTAGTGGCTCTACTGCAACCGAGACAGAAAAATATATTCTGTTTTAGGTATTGAGGGAATCGAGACAGAAAAATTAGcaggaattgcaaaaatgtcaccgcgccattatatgcttcgttAAATAGTTAAAAGTGCACTAATGTGTGAAAGGTAAATATAGAAACATTCtcgaaatttgattttttacgaCAAAGTTCATCCATCCACTTCATTCTTTTACACTGTATATTTAAAGTAAatgacaaaatttaaataaacgcTAGTGGAttaatattctaaatatttttcatttgaccTACTGGGGTGATTCATATGATTTGGTTGTTAAATTGTGTAAAAGAATTACTCTTTTAGAATCTTCTTGTAGTTTTTAAAATGTGAAGATTCTTCTGTCTTGGAATCTACTCTTTTTATAATGACCTCCTCAATTTATTCACCAATAAAAAAGTGAGTGGGGAGGTACGTCATGGTGTTTTTACATGATATTACATGATAATACCAATAATTATTTAgtactaattttatatttttgtgggTTAGGCAAGCTACATGATGAGATATAAGTAGATGATTTTGTTTGTCTCAGAAAAgctatttaaaatacattttgggAGATTAAACTAGTGGATCTTTTATAGTGtgcaataaaaaaaagagagaattcgaatttaaaaaataatgagagaAGATTTCTTATGGTGAAATATTTGCtctgaaatattttataaaataaaataatttttatttataaactaattttagtttataagaaaacttacttcattttttttcttttaaaagtgtTCGTCtaaagtttatttaaacaatattcatttatttacaCAAATTTTAGCCATAATTTTTATGATACAAAATGTACTTGCTAATGTATTGGAGGACCTTGGATTCCATGCGGAAAACTATCTCACCGTAAATTTTAACTGTATTTATTTGGTaagaatttaattgaaatatgttcattaattatataatttttttatattgttaaccGATATTAAATTTTCACCAAtcgaaaattattaaattttataataattttgaaatgaaatagtttaattaattagttagtattattaaattcatttttcaaaacaaaaaatataaataaattcaataattctcaggtatgttaaattaattaagcGAAGGTATAGATTATATGAATGTCTAGTAGATTGTATGAATATACAACTGACAACctcattttatcaataaaaaaattcattacaaTGAAATCAAGGAAATAAAAActctttataataaatatagttgGATTTTTGTTTGAAGTGTCTTCTTATGAAAGAATTCAGAGTTGACATCAGcttttgaagataaaaatacactatttatagtttaaaccacactaaattagacaataattaaataaatgtaacctaaatatataataaacaatattttataaatattgtataaatatcatgaaagtccatgattatataattgttgctttaaattatgtgtgcaaaaatagtaaaaatgtgGTACAAAAATATAGGTAAGGTCTAAAATCAACTTGAAAAATTGTTGTCTATTGTGAGAATTTTAAGCAACAGTTGTAAGAATATTGTCGTACTAAAAATCATTGTCTATTACTTATAACTACACTCCCCTATACCACACTTAAAAAATTGTGGTCTAATATTTAGAccacaatttttataatttagatcacaattttatgttattgtctaaaatgatttttgttgtagtaaTATTACTGTTGggataatttatatttcatgcCTTCCATTCGTTCTTTAGATAATAAGTTATTTAACCATACTTTATTTGGATGCTCTCTATCTATACGTTACAACTCTTACAAAATCtcttttcatcttaatttttcgaaactatattatatatataagttaaacttaatttatataaaacattcatccattttgtctttcttatttttcttttataaatatttatgaagtaATTCATCTTCTAATTGAATTGAAAGATGAATTACCATTCATATATTAAGAGTTTAAAAGCTTCTatttcttgtaaaaaaaattaaggtaaTTTACTATATTAcgattcaaaagttttacattaCTCCCATCTTGGGAAAAGtctacattaattaaaaaaaacattattaatggTAGAAATGAAATAAGTTAGGTTGTAAACACCTTAGTTATCTCATTTCTTAAATATAAGGTGCCAAATATAATCTTTTCAGCAAGGCTAACTTAAAAACCTATTTAGAAACtgacttaaaatttatataactggatatcaaattcttttaGTAAGTCAGATCTAGCTTTTTATAAAAGCTTATTTGGTTGAAAATATCTAGCTTTAGGTCATTAAATGGTAGACCTCATAAATCTgtgtaaataataatttttgtcaatattattatattaaatttgttactGTGAATCaaaatcatatatttctttacctttattaattattaaacaagTTAATGTATGTGAAAAAGGTCAAATAAGATTGTTTACagataaatgtatattttatttgatggtataataaaagaatagatttttaaataacaaatttattctgttattttatacatatctaattaattataaatagcTTGAAGTATAATGTATTccctttatatttattattatatttagtttgattgtttatctttttaaattttccatTTAGCTTTTTAAGCAAAgtgaatcaaaattttgagaAGTGGTGAAGTAAAGGAAGAGAAAGGGTGGGGTGAGCAAGGTCGGAGTGGCCTCTGGTGGAAAGAGGGAGAAtaaagaaatatgaattttaatactAGAACGTGTAATTTTCAAACTACCcttctttaaaattataataaaaatttaggttaaatatgtttttgttccttatttcaagtgaattttgaaattaatccatttcaaaactttggattaatttagtctttcatttttcgaaatgcgtggatttaatcttttttaatcaaattttattaaatttatttgacatttcaagtgtgtttcataataatatttgacttaacattaaagtaaaaatgtgtcagcaatataaacaactcaaatataatcctgaaatgcgtacgaaatattaactaaacctaacaaaatttgattaaaagggctaaattcacgtatttgaaaagatgaataattaaattagtctaaagtttcaaaatagactaattccaaaattgactGAAAATTAATGGATCAAaagcatatttaaccctaaaaatttCTACACATTTTGTTAATATCTTTTGGATTGAATATTTCGAAAAGTATTttgaatctaaaaatatattcaaaacatTCAATCTATAAGATATTCTTAAAATGAGTCTTTTAGATCCAAAAATACCTTTAGATAGAGTATTTTAGAATCTAAAAAATACACACCCAGCCTCTTCTCTTCTTGcaccctttttcttcttccccatattttcttctcttccaCCATTCatcatacaaatttatttatttgcatgTTATGTCTAATTTAACTTCTTGATGAAATTTTCAACAACACAGAAAATGAAAGGAGGTGCAAGAGGTAGAGTGAGGAAGGTAGGTGCGATGCAAGGGTAAATGGGAAGGAAAATTAAGGttagagtttttattattaactaaGGGTAAAATAGGCATTTTCTAAATTAGGAGTGTGCAGGAAGAAAACAATGTGGTGGAGGAAGTAGGAGCCTTGATGATTGAAAACAGCTTGCAtgtataatgaaatatttttctaagaaaAGTGTTTTGGGTGGTTTTATATAGTCAATACGGTTAAGTTATTAAAGTAATAGGTCTAAATTTATGAAAGAATTAAAGTCTAAATTTTATAGTCAATAaggtttttattgttttaaaatataaaggactaaattaaatatttaaaagataaaaagtaaacTGAAAATAAGTGAAAGGATAAAGACCTGTATGTATAATGTAacctataataatatatacacaATACATATATTACacaataatataagaaaattgtaattattaataagtttatttaaattaataatataatacgtTTATTGGTCTTTTAAAggtattatataattaaaggcAGTTTAAACTGGTATGTCAGAACAAAATATACCATTCATTCCGAATCTTTGAGAAAAAAACCTATAACAGATAAAGACTTCATGGTTTTAACAAATGCCATATTCATGCTTTAATTTCTAGAGGAATGAACGGAGaaataatgcaattttttttttctaaacacataaaaagatttatacatatatagtgtaattttgtataataaataaatttttaattacaattaaaCTTTCATCAaacagtaaataaaataaaatatgatacatTAGTAACAATtacatattgttttaaaaaatactttagaaatgtataaaataaaaactagaacaaaaattgagcAACAAAAATATATCCTGTAAGTTATGATAGTAAAGTTTTATAGTTACAGGtccaaaattaaaactttaagttaaatttaatatttaaataatgcaTCCATGAACAAAcgaaaattttagttattatgaTTTAGACATTTATAAAAGTGACTACAATAAGCACTGGTAAGAACAATAGATTGAGACGAAATaaggtttagaaaagaaatctgaggtaaacaaataaacaatatttttataagttgtgtttttaatACGAGGATTTTGTTGTAATATTTAAATGGTTTTGAATGACATGAATAGTATAGTAGATATTTATGTCCAATCAAAATTAGTTCGCGAACCCATTAAAGGTCAAAACTTCATACTTCATACATAGAAGATTTCTTTCAGATCCAAAGTTGCTAAAAATACCAAGGAAACAATATCTAGATCAACAATCTTGAACCCTGCTTCtaattttccttcttctttgaTGAATCCCTGCATCTTTATAAGAACAATACTTAAGATTCAATTTATTTACCATGAGATTCCTTGGAGCACTTGTAAGGCACTCAAGAGAAGACCATTTGAATAATTCATCATCCATGGCAATAGGCAAATAGCTAACTGCACCTCAGAATAATATTATGAACTGCCCACTTGCTAAATAATGAACATGTATCAGTTTATCACACATCTCACACACTAGAAGGACTTTTCATGCTAGTTTGGTCGAAGTTTGGACAGACTACATTCTTCAATCACACTATTTGGAATCTTCAAGTCCAACACAGTTTACTTCGGTCAATGACAAATTCATATGTTTTGTACTCCTTCCAccataataaaataactttggTATACAATATACAAGCCAATTCTGGATTCTCACAAATATATTGATAAGAGAAGGGTTGGGATGTGGATAACGTAATAACAAGAGCAAATCATAACAGAATGGTacaagacaaaattaaaaaaaaaaaaaaactaaagggaattagaaaaatttatcatactGGCTTGTGAGGGAATCTCTCAGATTTGAATAAAGGCCATACAGTGAATATTGGCGAAGGTTTTTCACTTCATACCAAGAATTGAGAACTGCAAGGTGCTTATCTGTGCCAGAGAATGCCAATTGTATACCTATGCTGCAATCCACAGTTCCTCCATGACTCTTGCAACTGGACGTTTGTAGTGCACAATCCTGATTGTTGAGACATACAGCTTTCGAATTACTTGAGCATTTAGCACACCCATCTCTTTTCCAGTATAAATTTTGCAGTCTGCCCTTCTTAAACTCTAGGACCTGCAAAGCCAGGTCAAGTTGGTTCTCAGTATGAATTATGGTTATGACCACAAATATCAAAACACTACTTTCAAAAGAAAAACCACTCCTTACAAGAGTAAAACTGGTAACAGTATATGTGCCGTTTGCGACAAAAGCAGGGGGAGACCTTGCAGCATATCTCCTTCCAGCAAATGCAACCATATAGCCATACGTGTCCTGCACAAGAAACGGTTAACAGACCCAAAACggtaaaacaaattaatcaacagagacaaaaaaaaagaacaaaaacaaaagttaagcCTTAACTCAACTGATGATCAAATTAATCAACAGagacaaaaaacaaaagttaaccAAACTGATGATCAAATCAATCCACACAGGTCAAGGGTTAGGAACTGTTATAAACTGTGCCTTCCATTCGCTTAAGCCCAACCAGTTTGACATCTGTATGAAGCCCAAACAACTCCAGGATATTTTGACTATAGTCAAAACTGGGACACTAGTTTATTGCACATACACGCTGTGATAGCCTGCCATTGTCCACAAGGGACCTTTGACCCTCAGCTATACGGATTCTAGCCTAGAGCTAACACTTATAAATGCTACCAACATTGTGAAAGATATGCATCTACTAAATCTAGTCACTTAAGTGAATTATTATTGGTGTCTTGAATGTAGAAGTATCTTTACAGGTACACATCTTATATTTTGGACATAAGTCATGTCCCGTATTTGTATCATGTTCAATGTTTGTGTTAGAGTCGATTTGGTGTTTCATAGATTATTACTTCAAGTGTTTCTGAAGGTATCATGCATTTTGGCCACTCTAAAGTCTAAGCCTGAATCAATAAGCTCGGATGACTAAACAATCAGTTCGGTCAAATCGACAATCAATTTGGACTGATCAGTGACCCTGCTCAAACTAGTAGCCTCATCCATTTTTGACAAAACAGGGACTAATCAGGCTCATTTAGGGCGccaaacaaatttgaattttgctATAAAACTGAGGCAATAAATGTTTATGTAAGTTGAAAATACGAAAGTAGAAAATAGTAAGAGAATTGAAAATGGAACGAGAGAAAGGTTTCAATCTCATGTTTCactaaaaaacaatttcaactCGCTTTCATACCACAGGATGTTTAactggaaaaaaaattgtagtctATGAGTTGCACTCCACTTTAAACCGTCATATTGTTATGTTGTAACGAAGAAAGGAGAAATGAGCTTCCTTCCAAATCCCCTAACTCCAAGCTTTCCAGTTACTCAAACAAGCATAGCTTGAATTTAGCATAAACAAACATCtcaccaaaaaaagaaaaagattccTATTCACATGAACCAAGGATTCTGCAATTAGGGTTTCGTGAATACTTTCTAGTCAACTGGCATGTCAAAACAAATGATCGTACTTCAACGCTAAATTTTGGAGTAGCAAAAAAgaattaaacacacacacacaaattaaccaaattatgaattaacaaaagaaattgaCTTCGGTTACTTCGATCACCAACAACAGAAACTATACCAATCTCTAAAATCTAAATTGAGAAAACAAACAGAGAAACTGAAAACGAACCGCGGTGAATGATGAGGAGTTAACGGTCAGGAGCGAGATCTCGTCGACCTTGGGTCTGAACACAGAGATCTGATAATTTGAATTGGAGAGCGAGAGTCTCGTATCACACGGTGACAGCTGAACGCTGCTGTTGTTGTTGAAGAAGAACTTGTCCTTCGGCGCGAACACGATTCCAAACGAGAATCCGTCGGATCGCTGCACTCGCGTGTCAGAGCACGGAGAGAATACTGGGTTGTTGTCGCCGGCGTCCGCCGGCAACGCCGCCACGAGCACCGCAACCACGATCGCCGCCGCTAGTCCTTTGATAACCTCCATGGAAGAATATTCTAGAAGTTTTCCCCAAACTACAGGGAATCGCTGCGTGCGGTAGAGTGCGAATTTCGGTTTTCTCGCGTTAACTTCAGCCGTTCATCCCGTTGAAGAACTAATGTCGTTTATAGGTTAAACGACTTCGTTTCTATTAAACAACTACGTTTCTATCAAACGGCTTCTTTTGTGTCAAACGATTTCTGAAAGTGCTACACGtgtttctaaataataataattaggactgaatatactttttttatttatagtgtaattttgatttctttaaaaaaaaatattatatattttatcctcCTGGTTTCAAAATTTAgtcaattttcctttttaagaaaaaaaaaactgataacATGACACTGATTTTGTAGAAAAGTGTATACAAAAGttcttttaaaatgattaagtaATCAATTATTGTGAGAAAATAATGATGTTGAATTACAGAAGCAAAATaaggataaaatttaattatactggCTACtgttttagtaattaataattgaagGAGTGTTCTTATAGACAAAAACTTGGGCTGGACCCAGATTACAATGTTTTTATTTAGCGTCTTTCTATTTACATTCCCTCTTTTGCTAAACATATCTTCACttgtattattttatcaaaatgacATATTTATCCTAACCTTTTTCTATTCTGTTTAAACCACTCCCATCCATCTCATTTCCACACAACACGTTAATAGTAAATCCTATAAGAACGTGATAATAGTAGTTTAGTCATCACATGGTTGGACACGTACAACATGGTTTTGTTTATGACatatttttaatcatgtaaATATGAAATCAAAGTGGGTCAAATTGACTTATATGAATTGTCTTACCATGAGTTTGGTTAAAAATGAGTGAGCCCAATCCGACTTACGTTAtaatgaaccaaaaatttacAATCCAGCTTAACTcaccattggtttgtggattaAGTGAATTGGCTCACTGatctatataaaaata is a window from the Vigna unguiculata cultivar IT97K-499-35 chromosome 7, ASM411807v1, whole genome shotgun sequence genome containing:
- the LOC114192197 gene encoding uncharacterized protein LOC114192197, with protein sequence MEVIKGLAAAIVVAVLVAALPADAGDNNPVFSPCSDTRVQRSDGFSFGIVFAPKDKFFFNNNSSVQLSPCDTRLSLSNSNYQISVFRPKVDEISLLTVNSSSFTADTYGYMVAFAGRRYAARSPPAFVANGTYTVTSFTLVLEFKKGRLQNLYWKRDGCAKCSSNSKAVCLNNQDCALQTSSCKSHGGTVDCSIGIQLAFSGTDKHLAVLNSWYEVKNLRQYSLYGLYSNLRDSLTSQYDKFF